The Mucilaginibacter mallensis genome has a segment encoding these proteins:
- a CDS encoding PqqD family protein yields the protein MKLKKNIATSENGFIFNPATGDSFSGNAMASEILLAMKNGDTEAQIKQHLLQKYEVSATQLNRDWEDWIVQLKEANLLEAAIYDSK from the coding sequence ATGAAACTGAAAAAGAACATAGCCACAAGTGAGAACGGGTTTATTTTTAACCCGGCTACAGGCGATTCATTTTCAGGCAATGCAATGGCCTCGGAAATATTGCTGGCCATGAAGAATGGGGATACAGAAGCGCAGATAAAACAACACCTATTACAAAAATACGAAGTTAGCGCAACGCAGCTTAATCGCGATTGGGAGGATTGGATAGTACAGCTGAAAGAAGCTAATTTGCTGGAAGCCGCAATTTATGACAGCAAATAA